GATTTTGGTTGGCGTTTGTATAATAGCAGCATTGGCTTTATTGGGTTGTTATTTGCCTGATAATCAGGAACAAGCTGTTCAAACTTTTTTTGAGAATTCGGAAAGTAGTGATATGGGTTCCGATGAGATTGTTACTGAAGGCATATTTTCTAGTTTAAAATTATATGCGTCTGAACATCGTTTATTGGTTGAGATAAAAAAGACTTTAATTAGTTTAAAAGATCCTAATTATCGTGATGTAGTACGCCCAGTGAGTGACTATAATGAGGAGTATTTTAATAAATTCTTTCTAGATTTAGGGTCTGAGCAATCTAAAGACCTGATTAAGTTGTTTATTATGGTAAAAAATGAGCAGAACAATAATAAATTTATGCGTATAGTTCGTTGGCTGTATTCATGTATAGAGGAGTTATATTCTCTAGATATTAAGTATTCTGGCGAGGGGAGCCATGAGTATAATCGTAATATGCCTAGACCCACTGCTTATGAACAATATTTAAAAGTGAAGAGGTATGATTATAATAGCCCAGTTTCTATTTTACCTACATAAAATCTGTGAACTCCTAAATAACCAAAAAGTAAGCATAGTAAAAATACTATAAGTTTATTGTAGTTTTCGGTTTGTTTATTTCTGACCCCGCAAGAAATACAAATCTCAGCATCTTTTTTAAATCTTGCCACAAGAATAGCAATATACTTCGTCAACAGTTTTTGACATAGTTTTACACTCCTTTTTAAAATAAAACATCCTCAATTAAAAGTATTTAAATACTCAGGTAAACTAAACTACTTTTACTTATTTTTTATAAAAATCGATATTTGTTAATATAATTATTTGTATTATATTTTAGTATAAAAAATTTCAAGTG
The sequence above is drawn from the Borreliella burgdorferi B31 genome and encodes:
- a CDS encoding P52 family lipoprotein; translated protein: MRILVGVCIIAALALLGCYLPDNQEQAVQTFFENSESSDMGSDEIVTEGIFSSLKLYASEHRLLVEIKKTLISLKDPNYRDVVRPVSDYNEEYFNKFFLDLGSEQSKDLIKLFIMVKNEQNNNKFMRIVRWLYSCIEELYSLDIKYSGEGSHEYNRNMPRPTAYEQYLKVKRYDYNSPVSILPT